One Luteolibacter sp. Y139 genomic region harbors:
- the rho gene encoding transcription termination factor Rho, with product MLVFGLSGGIASGKSTACRVLAEVCPGVVIFDADACVHRLYESDPVVISGVRARFGEGVEGESGAINRQALRQAVFGDPAARRDLEGIVHPRVREECLESLAAARKLPASLFVADIPLLFENAFDFGQHGNLLVAAGLQTRYRRLRERNGFDEATIASILAAQMPQEEKLRRADHVFWNEGPPSVLEAQWLRFLQSHAIMSDDTSLPETPETAAPAVQEAAPLPQTIDINAFRLKPLGELLAMAEAVPARITPGAPKTQLVFELLSFYANEGAVLIGEGIVEQAKENYAMLRDPARSFRTSPDDLYVNGHLLRDHALRAGNRVKVRIRAPRDRDKYLSAVEILEIEGIPAAEYKVPKEFDKLTPLFPDRRIVLEADGPEAVGVRVLDLVAPLGKGQRGLIVAPPRGGKTILLKQIAKAIRKNHPEVELIVVLLDERPEEVTDFEETVGTTVYASTFDEAPRRHAQVADLVIERARRLVEQGKDVVLLLDSLTRLARGHNSANQGGPIGSGGISPVALQKSRKFFGNARNVEEGGSLTILATALIETENRMDDVIFEEFKGTGNMEVRLDRELAERRIFPAIHIPQSGTRNDERLYHPDEFLKVLDLRRQLAQLPIGDAIDTLLKNLKATKTNAELLLRGLR from the coding sequence GTGCTTGTCTTCGGCCTCAGCGGTGGGATCGCCAGCGGGAAATCGACCGCTTGCCGGGTGCTCGCGGAAGTTTGCCCGGGCGTGGTGATCTTCGATGCGGACGCCTGTGTGCATCGTCTCTACGAGAGTGATCCGGTGGTGATCTCCGGGGTCCGCGCGCGGTTCGGGGAAGGGGTGGAGGGAGAATCCGGTGCGATCAACCGGCAGGCGCTGCGGCAGGCGGTTTTCGGCGACCCGGCGGCGCGGCGGGATCTGGAGGGAATCGTTCATCCCCGGGTGCGGGAGGAATGTCTTGAATCTTTGGCGGCTGCCCGCAAACTCCCGGCGTCCCTGTTCGTGGCGGACATTCCGCTCCTGTTCGAGAACGCTTTCGATTTCGGACAGCACGGAAACCTTCTGGTGGCGGCCGGTCTCCAAACCCGGTACCGGCGGCTCCGCGAGCGGAATGGCTTCGACGAGGCCACCATCGCTTCCATTCTCGCGGCGCAGATGCCGCAGGAGGAAAAGCTGCGCAGGGCCGACCATGTTTTTTGGAACGAGGGACCGCCCTCGGTTCTCGAGGCGCAGTGGCTGCGCTTCCTTCAATCCCACGCCATCATGAGCGACGATACCAGCCTGCCTGAAACCCCTGAAACTGCCGCACCGGCCGTCCAGGAAGCAGCACCCTTGCCCCAGACCATCGATATCAATGCCTTCCGCCTCAAGCCGCTCGGCGAGCTGCTGGCGATGGCGGAGGCCGTGCCCGCGCGAATCACACCGGGTGCGCCCAAGACCCAGCTCGTGTTCGAGCTGCTGAGCTTTTACGCGAACGAAGGGGCCGTGCTGATTGGCGAAGGCATCGTCGAGCAGGCGAAGGAGAACTACGCGATGCTCCGCGATCCGGCCCGCAGCTTCCGGACCTCGCCGGATGACCTTTACGTCAATGGCCACCTGCTGCGTGACCATGCCCTGCGCGCGGGGAACCGGGTGAAGGTGCGGATCCGCGCGCCGCGCGACCGCGACAAGTATCTTTCCGCCGTCGAGATCCTCGAAATCGAGGGAATCCCGGCCGCCGAATACAAGGTGCCGAAGGAATTCGACAAGCTCACTCCGCTCTTCCCTGACCGTCGGATCGTCCTCGAAGCGGACGGGCCGGAGGCGGTGGGAGTTCGCGTGCTGGATCTGGTGGCTCCGCTTGGAAAGGGCCAGCGCGGCCTGATCGTCGCTCCGCCCCGTGGCGGCAAGACCATCCTGCTGAAGCAGATTGCCAAGGCGATCCGCAAGAATCACCCGGAAGTAGAACTGATCGTGGTGCTGCTGGACGAGCGCCCCGAGGAGGTGACGGATTTCGAGGAAACCGTGGGCACCACGGTTTACGCCTCCACCTTCGACGAGGCTCCCCGCCGCCATGCCCAGGTCGCGGATCTGGTCATCGAGCGCGCCCGCCGGCTGGTGGAGCAGGGGAAGGATGTCGTGCTGCTGCTCGATAGCTTGACCCGCCTTGCCCGCGGCCACAATTCGGCCAACCAGGGTGGTCCGATTGGCAGCGGCGGCATCAGCCCGGTGGCGCTTCAGAAGTCCCGGAAATTCTTCGGCAATGCCCGCAATGTCGAGGAAGGCGGCAGTCTGACGATCCTGGCCACGGCCCTGATCGAAACGGAAAACCGGATGGACGACGTGATTTTCGAGGAGTTCAAGGGCACGGGTAACATGGAGGTGCGGCTCGACCGCGAGCTCGCCGAACGACGCATCTTCCCTGCGATCCATATCCCGCAGAGCGGCACCCGGAATGATGAGCGCCTTTATCATCCGGACGAGTTCCTCAAGGTGCTGGACCTGCGCCGCCAACTGGCCCAATTGCCGATTGGCGATGCAATTGATACGCTGCTGAAGAATCTCAAGGCGACCAAGACGAACGCCGAACTATTGCTCCGCGGATTGCGTTGA
- the gyrA gene encoding DNA gyrase subunit A, translated as MSQESIKPINVAEELSSSFLEYSMSVIISRALPDVRDGLKPSQRRVLYAMRQLGVTPGKAHVKCAKIVGETMGNYHPHGDQSIYTTLVNMGQPWSMREMLVDGQGNFGSVEGDAAASMRYTEARLHHLGMAMMEDLDKDTVDFQPNYDGSLEEPSVLPSAFPNFLVNGGTGIAVGMATNLAPHNLGEVIDGICAQIDNPEITLPELMQYIKGPDFPVSCEIRGIRGIEEYFRTGRGSMRLRGKVEIEENENGKSLIVIREVPYGVNRAVLQERIAELVNEKTLTGISGMRDLSDEETRIEIELKRDARAQVVVAQLFKLTALETSFSVNMLAIHKNRPKQLSLKEVIDAYIEHRREVVIRRTRYLLGKAEERAELLEAFLLALGHLDDFIKIIRDSKNRDEARERLAAYQFSTATAEGLGILIRSQPAVQGDRYVFSERQVNAILELRLYQLTGLERDKVKGEYDEILETIKDLLDILAREERVLNIIKDELRAIREKHATPRKCPILAEAGEIAMEELIANDAMIVTLSHRGYVKRTAASEYRLQGRGGKGLKGMETKATAKDEADDFIEHLFSVQAHDYLLFFTNTGRVYVERVYGLPEGSRTSTGRSIKNVLDLKPDEKIAALLRLERTTDENGNDVTFREDAGFIFFATRSGKVKKTLINDFRNYRKAGLTAIILEEENELIGVRHTSGSDEVVLVTHEGMSLRFHEDDTRSMGRASAGVMGIRPREGDFVVGLAKVTQGSTLLVASENGLGKRTPFDDYRLQSRGGIGIKTMNVTDKTGPVVGALTVTEEDELMLMTSTGQSIRIKVGGEKGIRETGRVAQGVKLLTLKEGEKLQDIAIVIPDGEDAVGEETEVLTGDESGGASEASNDEGTDSPEGEEPS; from the coding sequence ATGTCTCAAGAATCCATCAAGCCCATCAACGTCGCCGAGGAACTTTCGAGTTCGTTCCTTGAGTACTCGATGTCGGTCATCATTTCGCGCGCGCTTCCGGATGTGCGCGATGGCCTGAAGCCTTCGCAACGCCGCGTGCTTTACGCGATGCGCCAGCTCGGCGTGACGCCGGGCAAGGCTCACGTGAAGTGCGCCAAGATCGTCGGTGAAACGATGGGTAACTATCACCCGCACGGTGACCAATCGATCTACACGACGCTCGTGAACATGGGCCAGCCGTGGTCGATGCGCGAGATGCTGGTGGATGGTCAGGGTAACTTCGGTTCGGTGGAAGGCGATGCTGCGGCGTCCATGCGTTATACCGAGGCTCGCCTGCATCACCTCGGCATGGCGATGATGGAGGATCTCGACAAGGACACCGTCGATTTCCAGCCGAACTATGACGGCTCGCTGGAGGAGCCTTCGGTGCTTCCGTCTGCTTTCCCGAACTTCCTGGTCAATGGCGGCACCGGCATCGCAGTCGGGATGGCCACCAACCTCGCGCCGCACAACCTCGGCGAAGTGATCGATGGCATCTGCGCGCAGATCGACAATCCGGAGATCACGCTACCGGAGCTGATGCAGTATATCAAGGGGCCGGACTTCCCGGTTTCCTGCGAGATCCGCGGCATCCGCGGCATTGAGGAATACTTCCGCACCGGCCGCGGCTCGATGCGCCTTCGCGGCAAGGTGGAGATCGAGGAGAACGAGAACGGCAAGTCGCTCATCGTGATCCGCGAGGTTCCGTATGGCGTGAACCGCGCCGTGCTTCAGGAGCGGATCGCGGAGCTGGTGAATGAGAAGACGCTGACCGGCATCTCCGGGATGCGCGACCTTTCCGACGAGGAGACGCGCATCGAGATCGAACTGAAGCGTGATGCCCGCGCGCAGGTCGTGGTGGCGCAGCTCTTCAAGCTCACCGCGCTGGAGACTTCCTTCAGCGTGAACATGCTGGCGATTCATAAGAACCGCCCGAAGCAGCTTTCGCTGAAGGAAGTGATCGATGCCTACATCGAACACCGTCGCGAGGTGGTGATCCGCCGCACGCGTTACCTCTTGGGCAAGGCCGAAGAACGCGCCGAGTTGCTGGAAGCCTTCCTGCTCGCGCTCGGTCACCTGGATGACTTTATCAAGATCATCCGCGACTCGAAGAACCGCGACGAGGCCCGCGAGCGACTGGCGGCCTATCAATTCTCCACCGCCACGGCGGAAGGATTGGGCATCCTGATCCGTTCGCAGCCCGCGGTGCAGGGCGACCGCTACGTCTTCAGCGAGCGCCAGGTGAATGCGATTCTCGAGCTCCGCCTCTATCAGCTCACCGGCCTCGAACGCGACAAGGTGAAGGGTGAATACGATGAGATCCTGGAGACCATCAAGGACCTGCTCGACATCCTCGCTCGCGAAGAGCGCGTGCTGAACATCATCAAGGACGAGCTGCGCGCGATCCGGGAGAAGCACGCGACTCCGCGCAAGTGCCCGATCCTTGCCGAAGCCGGCGAGATCGCGATGGAAGAACTCATCGCGAACGATGCGATGATCGTGACGCTTTCGCATCGTGGCTACGTGAAGCGCACCGCTGCCAGCGAGTATCGTTTGCAAGGTCGCGGCGGCAAAGGCCTCAAGGGCATGGAGACGAAGGCCACGGCCAAGGACGAGGCGGACGATTTCATCGAGCACCTCTTCAGTGTCCAGGCACACGATTACCTGCTGTTCTTCACGAACACGGGCCGCGTTTACGTGGAGCGTGTCTATGGCTTGCCGGAAGGCTCGCGCACTTCCACGGGCCGTAGCATCAAGAACGTGCTGGACCTCAAGCCGGACGAGAAGATCGCCGCGCTGCTCCGCCTGGAGCGGACCACGGATGAGAACGGCAACGACGTCACCTTCCGTGAAGATGCCGGCTTCATCTTCTTCGCCACCCGCAGCGGCAAGGTGAAGAAGACGCTGATCAATGACTTCCGCAATTACCGTAAGGCCGGTCTCACCGCCATCATCCTTGAGGAGGAGAACGAGCTGATCGGTGTCCGCCATACTTCGGGTTCGGACGAAGTCGTGCTGGTGACCCACGAGGGCATGAGCTTGCGCTTCCATGAGGATGACACCCGCTCGATGGGCCGCGCGTCCGCTGGCGTCATGGGCATTCGTCCGCGCGAAGGAGACTTCGTTGTGGGACTCGCCAAGGTCACCCAAGGATCGACGTTGCTGGTGGCTTCCGAAAACGGTCTCGGCAAGCGCACTCCCTTTGATGACTACCGCCTGCAATCGCGCGGTGGCATCGGCATCAAGACGATGAACGTGACCGACAAGACCGGTCCGGTCGTGGGGGCGCTCACCGTGACCGAGGAAGACGAGCTGATGCTCATGACTTCCACCGGCCAGAGCATCCGCATCAAGGTCGGCGGGGAGAAGGGGATCCGCGAAACGGGTCGTGTCGCGCAGGGCGTCAAGCTGCTCACGCTCAAGGAGGGCGAGAAGCTGCAGGACATCGCGATCGTCATTCCGGACGGCGAAGATGCTGTCGGGGAAGAAACCGAAGTGCTGACGGGAGACGAATCCGGCGGAGCCTCCGAAGCCTCCAACGACGAAGGAACCGATAGCCCGGAAGGCGAAGAACCCTCCTGA
- a CDS encoding Amuc_1098 family type IV pilus outer membrane protein translates to MQKTPTHRTCSTVAALLAVAAVMPVTLTVANAGEGGGSYSGLAQKEMIRRQNAVATSDKLRDEGREAYAKGDYKVAVDKYKAALDVLPDAPMVQDRRTYLTQVLADGSSALGESYRKVGKYDEARQLANDVLALNPNNIQAKTLIEYLDDPIRTNPALTYQHTQNTDEVRRKLYIAEGNYNLGKFDDAHKTYEDVLRLDPYNKAARRGMEVVAQARADYYRAAYDQTRAQLLAEVDRAWELAVPPLVTEDLTGNGPAVATSGATAIFTKLRTINIPVIDFDNTSVEEAIDFLRVRAAEYDTTEIDPAKKGINFVIRKPRASGGADAGVDADAGAGLGAAANPGALRIDQLSLRNVPLSEVLRYICEKTKLRFKVDDYAVTLVPATETGEDLINRTFNVPPDFLARLGGGEGASGGGAAAADDPFASGGGGTGGAGIKPRPKIGDLLKERGVADVAGASATLTGSKLVVRNTPTNIDMIESLVQSVVTDAPKQVKISTKFVEISQENTDELGFDWIVSPFGLSANQVFASGGTVGNGQSRTNADFIGEIAGVTIPGIPADPSTDVSNIMTAGNRSGLGAINRNSIDAILNNSDRSDTSASPAPGIAALTGLFSDGQVQMIMRGLAQKKGTDLMTAPSITARSGEKALIEIIREFIYPTEYEPPELPNSIGSSFTNGGGLGGIGGGASSFPVTPATPTSFETRNTGITLEIEPTIGGNDFVIDLRFAPEIVEFEGFVNYGSPIQSPATDFLGNPTTVTITENRIEMPVFSTRRVTTALTIYDGYTVAVGGLMREDVQTVEDSVPIFGDIPIVGRLFQSRAENRIKSNLIIFVTAQIIDATGRPLRGVDAAPQAPANEAAMIGGGAAGPDLLPPPPAQ, encoded by the coding sequence ATGCAAAAAACGCCAACGCATCGCACCTGCAGCACCGTCGCCGCCCTACTGGCAGTGGCCGCCGTGATGCCGGTCACGCTGACAGTCGCCAACGCCGGAGAAGGCGGCGGCAGCTACAGCGGACTCGCCCAGAAAGAAATGATTCGCCGCCAAAACGCGGTCGCCACCTCGGACAAGCTCCGCGACGAAGGTCGTGAGGCATATGCCAAGGGCGACTACAAGGTGGCAGTGGACAAGTACAAGGCCGCTCTGGACGTGCTGCCTGATGCCCCCATGGTCCAGGATCGCCGGACCTACCTCACCCAGGTGCTTGCCGACGGTTCGTCTGCCCTTGGCGAGAGCTACCGCAAGGTTGGCAAGTATGACGAGGCCCGCCAGCTCGCCAATGACGTGCTCGCCCTGAATCCCAACAACATTCAGGCCAAGACCCTGATCGAGTATCTCGACGATCCGATCCGCACGAACCCAGCGCTGACCTATCAGCACACGCAGAACACCGACGAAGTTCGCCGCAAGCTGTACATCGCTGAAGGCAACTACAACCTCGGCAAGTTCGACGACGCTCACAAGACCTACGAGGACGTCCTTCGTCTCGACCCATACAACAAGGCTGCCCGCCGTGGTATGGAAGTGGTCGCCCAGGCTCGTGCGGATTACTACCGCGCTGCCTACGACCAGACCCGCGCCCAGCTTCTCGCCGAAGTGGACCGTGCCTGGGAACTCGCCGTGCCGCCGCTCGTCACCGAAGACCTGACCGGCAACGGTCCGGCCGTCGCGACCAGTGGTGCGACCGCGATCTTCACCAAGCTTCGCACGATCAACATCCCGGTCATCGACTTCGACAACACCTCCGTTGAAGAAGCCATCGACTTCCTCCGTGTCCGTGCCGCCGAGTACGACACCACCGAAATCGACCCGGCCAAGAAGGGCATCAACTTCGTCATCCGCAAGCCGCGCGCTTCCGGTGGTGCTGACGCCGGCGTGGACGCCGACGCCGGTGCCGGCCTGGGTGCCGCTGCCAATCCGGGTGCCCTCCGCATCGACCAGCTCAGCCTGCGCAACGTGCCGCTCTCGGAAGTCCTTCGCTACATCTGCGAAAAGACCAAGCTGCGCTTCAAGGTCGACGACTACGCCGTCACTCTCGTGCCTGCCACGGAGACCGGTGAAGACCTCATCAACCGCACCTTCAATGTCCCGCCGGACTTCCTTGCCCGCCTCGGTGGTGGTGAAGGCGCCAGCGGCGGTGGTGCTGCTGCAGCCGATGATCCGTTCGCTTCCGGCGGCGGTGGCACCGGTGGTGCTGGCATCAAGCCTCGTCCGAAGATCGGCGATCTCCTCAAGGAGCGCGGTGTGGCTGACGTGGCCGGTGCTTCCGCGACCCTGACCGGCTCCAAGCTGGTGGTCCGCAACACCCCGACCAACATCGACATGATCGAGTCGCTGGTCCAATCGGTGGTGACCGACGCTCCGAAGCAGGTGAAGATCTCCACCAAGTTCGTGGAAATCTCCCAGGAGAACACCGACGAGCTCGGCTTCGACTGGATCGTTTCGCCGTTCGGCCTTTCCGCCAACCAGGTCTTCGCCAGCGGTGGCACGGTCGGCAACGGCCAGTCCCGCACCAATGCTGACTTCATCGGTGAAATCGCCGGCGTGACGATCCCGGGTATCCCGGCCGATCCGAGCACCGACGTGAGCAACATCATGACCGCGGGCAACCGCTCCGGTCTGGGTGCGATCAACCGCAACAGCATCGACGCCATCCTGAACAACTCCGACCGCTCCGACACCAGCGCCTCTCCGGCTCCTGGTATCGCAGCCCTGACCGGTCTGTTCTCCGACGGCCAGGTGCAGATGATCATGCGCGGCCTCGCCCAGAAGAAGGGCACCGACCTGATGACCGCTCCGAGCATCACTGCTCGCTCCGGTGAAAAGGCGCTGATCGAAATCATCCGCGAATTCATCTACCCGACCGAATACGAGCCCCCGGAACTTCCGAACTCGATCGGCAGCAGCTTCACCAACGGTGGCGGCCTCGGCGGCATCGGCGGTGGCGCAAGCTCGTTCCCAGTGACCCCGGCCACTCCGACGTCCTTCGAGACCCGGAACACCGGTATCACCCTGGAAATCGAGCCGACCATCGGTGGCAATGACTTCGTGATCGACCTCCGCTTCGCACCGGAAATCGTCGAGTTCGAAGGCTTCGTCAACTACGGCAGCCCGATCCAATCCCCGGCGACCGACTTCCTCGGCAACCCGACCACGGTGACCATCACGGAAAACCGCATCGAAATGCCGGTCTTCTCGACCCGCCGCGTGACCACGGCGCTGACCATCTATGACGGTTACACCGTTGCAGTTGGCGGCCTGATGCGCGAGGACGTGCAGACGGTGGAAGACAGCGTGCCGATCTTCGGTGACATCCCGATCGTGGGTCGTCTGTTCCAGTCGCGTGCCGAGAACCGGATCAAGAGCAACCTGATCATCTTCGTGACCGCGCAGATCATCGATGCTACCGGCCGTCCGCTTCGCGGAGTGGATGCTGCTCCGCAGGCTCCAGCCAATGAAGCCGCCATGATCGGCGGTGGTGCTGCCGGCCCTGACTTGCTGCCGCCGCCACCGGCTCAGTAA
- the gyrB gene encoding DNA topoisomerase (ATP-hydrolyzing) subunit B: MSEEHQEPEKADTNVSGDQEYGAAQIDKLEGLEAVRKRPGMYIGDPDERGLHHCVFEVLDNSIDEHLAGYCDRIKVSIHVDGSISVADNGRGIPVDIHPKFGIPAVELVLTNLHAGGKFGQGAYKYSGGLHGVGAKCVNALSDWFKAEVYRDGKVHAISFERGKTTQQLHVVGEVDPKRTGTTITFFPDATIFVDTIEFQFDRLSTRMRELAFLNPGLTIDLEDERPESARKTSFFYAKGIVEFVNELGKSKTLIHDDPVSIAGKRQIDIDYDGKQSQEDVFADIVFQYNDSYNDQILCFANSIPNADGGTHLTGFRTALTRGINQYAKANKILKEKDAALTGDDVREGLVCVISVKMPSPRFSSQTKGKLVNSEIEGVVSSIVYEGLVQYFDENPALAKKIIEKSLNAARAREAARKARETVRKSALSGGGLPGKLADCSERDPAKSELYIVEGDSAGGSAKQGRDRRTQAILPLRGKLINVEKARLHRALQNKEIQNLITAIGAGIGDGDQDGSFNIDKVRYHKVVIMTDADVDGSHIRTLLLTFFCRHMPELVKRGFLYIAQPPLYLVTRKKRSEYVQDNDQLNKILIELGSSEVELRTQDQSRSFSPDELKTILENLSALSRYSNSIEGNGGRFKEYLAARRDGHLPEYMVRVRIGNDESVLYFADEEALRAYAAENRDLRLFDEPLTEEDHAAHAGPSRRANLHELHESHAVARIFSRLNESGIDTTKFSDDDTPLFELLEGDGEKQKVHPVFSLPEVLVRVLEIASRGVQIKRFKGLGEMNAKQLFETTMDPETRQFLRVRLDEDNAVEADKMFDVLMGDIVEPRKRFIEDNALNVRNLDV, translated from the coding sequence ATGTCCGAAGAGCATCAGGAGCCTGAAAAGGCCGATACGAACGTCAGCGGAGACCAGGAGTACGGTGCCGCCCAGATCGACAAACTCGAAGGCTTGGAGGCCGTCCGCAAGCGGCCCGGCATGTACATCGGCGACCCCGATGAGCGCGGCCTGCACCACTGCGTTTTCGAGGTTCTCGACAACTCGATCGACGAGCATCTCGCCGGCTATTGCGACCGCATCAAGGTCTCGATCCACGTCGATGGCTCGATATCCGTTGCGGACAATGGCCGTGGTATTCCGGTCGATATCCACCCGAAGTTCGGCATTCCCGCAGTCGAACTGGTGCTGACCAACCTGCACGCGGGTGGCAAGTTCGGCCAAGGGGCCTACAAGTATTCCGGCGGTCTGCACGGCGTGGGTGCCAAGTGCGTCAATGCGCTCTCCGATTGGTTCAAGGCGGAGGTCTATCGCGATGGCAAGGTCCACGCGATCTCCTTCGAGCGCGGCAAGACCACCCAGCAGTTGCATGTGGTGGGCGAGGTCGATCCGAAGCGCACCGGCACTACGATCACCTTCTTCCCGGACGCGACAATCTTCGTCGATACGATCGAGTTCCAGTTCGACCGGCTTTCGACGCGCATGCGCGAGTTGGCCTTCCTGAATCCCGGCCTGACCATCGACCTCGAGGACGAGCGGCCCGAGTCGGCGCGCAAGACTTCGTTCTTCTACGCGAAGGGCATCGTCGAATTCGTCAACGAGCTCGGGAAGAGCAAGACGCTCATCCACGACGATCCGGTCAGCATTGCCGGCAAGCGCCAGATCGATATCGATTACGACGGCAAGCAGTCGCAAGAAGACGTCTTCGCCGACATCGTTTTCCAATACAACGACTCGTATAACGATCAGATCCTTTGCTTCGCGAACTCGATTCCGAACGCGGACGGCGGCACTCACTTGACCGGCTTCCGCACCGCGCTGACCCGCGGCATCAATCAGTATGCGAAGGCCAACAAGATCCTGAAGGAAAAGGATGCCGCTCTAACAGGCGATGACGTCCGTGAAGGTCTGGTCTGCGTGATTTCGGTGAAGATGCCGAGCCCGCGCTTCTCGTCGCAGACGAAGGGCAAGCTGGTGAACTCGGAGATTGAGGGCGTGGTTTCCTCGATCGTTTATGAAGGCCTCGTCCAATACTTCGACGAGAACCCGGCGCTGGCGAAGAAGATCATCGAGAAGTCGCTGAATGCAGCGCGTGCGCGTGAAGCAGCTCGCAAGGCGCGTGAGACGGTCCGCAAGTCGGCGCTCTCCGGCGGTGGCCTGCCCGGCAAGCTGGCCGACTGCTCCGAGCGCGATCCGGCGAAGTCCGAGCTCTACATTGTCGAAGGTGACTCCGCAGGTGGCTCGGCCAAGCAAGGCCGGGATCGCCGCACGCAGGCCATCCTGCCGCTGCGCGGAAAGCTCATCAATGTCGAGAAGGCGCGCCTGCATCGCGCGCTGCAGAACAAGGAAATCCAGAACCTGATCACCGCGATTGGTGCGGGCATTGGCGATGGTGACCAGGATGGCTCCTTCAACATCGACAAGGTCCGCTACCACAAGGTCGTGATCATGACCGATGCCGACGTCGACGGCTCGCACATCCGCACGCTGCTGCTGACCTTCTTCTGCCGTCACATGCCGGAGCTGGTGAAGCGAGGATTCCTCTACATCGCGCAGCCGCCGCTCTATCTCGTGACGCGCAAGAAGCGCTCCGAGTATGTGCAGGACAATGACCAGCTGAATAAGATCCTGATCGAGCTGGGGTCGAGCGAAGTGGAACTGCGCACGCAGGATCAATCGCGCAGCTTCTCGCCGGACGAGCTCAAGACAATCCTTGAGAACTTGTCCGCGCTTTCCCGCTACTCGAATTCGATCGAGGGCAATGGGGGTCGCTTCAAGGAATATCTCGCCGCCCGTCGTGACGGACATCTTCCTGAATACATGGTGCGTGTGCGCATCGGCAATGATGAGAGTGTTCTCTACTTCGCCGACGAGGAAGCGCTGCGTGCCTATGCTGCGGAAAACCGCGATCTTCGTCTGTTCGATGAGCCATTGACCGAGGAAGATCATGCCGCGCATGCCGGTCCGTCACGCCGCGCGAATCTCCACGAGCTTCACGAGTCCCACGCAGTCGCCAGGATCTTCAGCCGTCTCAATGAGAGCGGCATCGATACCACGAAGTTCTCGGACGATGACACCCCGCTCTTCGAGTTGCTCGAAGGGGATGGCGAGAAGCAGAAGGTGCATCCGGTGTTCTCGTTGCCGGAAGTCCTCGTGCGGGTTTTGGAAATCGCCAGCCGTGGCGTCCAGATCAAGCGATTCAAGGGTCTTGGTGAAATGAACGCCAAGCAGCTTTTTGAAACCACCATGGATCCGGAGACCCGCCAATTCCTCCGTGTCCGCTTGGATGAAGATAATGCCGTCGAGGCCGACAAGATGTTCGACGTCCTCATGGGCGACATCGTCGAGCCACGTAAGCGTTTCATTGAAGACAACGCGCTCAACGTTCGAAACCTCGACGTCTGA
- a CDS encoding ribonuclease D, whose product MSSPVLVCTTDDLAALLSRSDGSDICAIDTEADSLHRYRESLCLVQFSCAGENVLIDPLEIGDLAPLGSFLEGRTVWMHGADYDMTMLRRTFGTLPPAVYDTQIGARLLGVRRFGLADLVELYFGVVLSKSSQKADWGKRPLSPKMMEYALNDVHFLLPMGDKISAELQSKGRYEWFLESCDAARIKVLERDETRGDPWRIQGSGRLDRCGLNFLKALWEWRDGEAASWDRPSFMVATNRQLIDWSLSLAAGKRIEIPPHYRPERRKRLTEILDVARAKDQAEWPEKPRGLRRRRDSEFDARVAALISVRDAKAAALDIDGSLIAPRSIIESIADGEAAPEDVLLKWQRECLAMS is encoded by the coding sequence ATGTCTTCCCCTGTTTTGGTCTGCACCACCGATGATCTTGCGGCACTGTTGAGTCGCTCGGATGGCTCGGACATTTGTGCCATTGATACCGAGGCGGACAGCCTCCACCGCTACCGCGAGTCGCTGTGCCTGGTGCAGTTTTCCTGCGCGGGGGAAAACGTGCTGATCGACCCGCTGGAGATCGGCGATCTGGCTCCACTGGGGTCCTTCTTGGAAGGGCGGACCGTGTGGATGCACGGTGCGGACTATGATATGACCATGCTGCGGCGGACCTTCGGGACCCTGCCGCCGGCGGTGTATGATACGCAGATTGGTGCGCGGCTTCTCGGCGTGAGGCGGTTCGGCCTGGCGGATCTGGTAGAGCTCTACTTCGGGGTGGTGCTTTCGAAGTCCTCGCAGAAGGCGGACTGGGGCAAGCGCCCGCTCTCGCCGAAGATGATGGAGTACGCTCTCAATGATGTGCACTTCCTGCTGCCGATGGGTGACAAGATTTCCGCCGAGCTTCAGTCGAAGGGGCGCTACGAGTGGTTCCTGGAGAGCTGCGATGCGGCGCGCATCAAGGTGCTGGAGCGGGATGAAACCCGTGGTGATCCATGGCGTATCCAGGGGTCCGGCCGGTTGGACCGCTGCGGTCTGAATTTCCTCAAGGCGCTATGGGAATGGCGCGATGGCGAGGCAGCCTCATGGGATCGTCCGTCCTTCATGGTGGCGACGAATCGCCAGCTCATTGACTGGAGTCTTTCGCTCGCGGCAGGCAAGCGGATCGAGATCCCGCCTCACTATCGCCCTGAGCGCCGCAAGCGCCTCACGGAGATCCTGGACGTCGCGCGCGCGAAGGATCAGGCGGAGTGGCCGGAGAAGCCGCGCGGCCTGCGCAGGCGCCGTGACTCGGAGTTTGACGCCCGTGTGGCGGCTTTGATTTCGGTCCGTGATGCCAAGGCAGCTGCCCTTGATATCGATGGGTCATTGATCGCCCCGCGCTCGATCATCGAGTCGATCGCCGACGGTGAAGCGGCTCCGGAAGACGTGCTTTTGAAGTGGCAGCGAGAGTGTCTCGCGATGTCCTGA